The genomic region ACGGGGCCGTGCGGAGCGCGCCTCCGGGCGGAGGGATCGCGGCATCTCCTGCCCAGGGGGGTCCCCCCACTCGCGTGAAGCCGGGAGTGGAGGAGGAGGCGAGGGCTCGGGGAAGGGCGACGGGCGGGACGATGAGCGAGCACGAGCGACACTCCGAGGACGCAGCGCCGCGCGCGCACCACACACAGGGTGCGCAGCACGGCTCCCCGGACCGCAGCGGGGCGCGCGACATGTTCCTCAAACTGCGCACCCTGAGCCCCGGCAGCCCCGAGTACGCGGAGCTGCGCAACCAGCTGGTCCGCATGCACCTGCCGCTCGTGGAGCATCTCGCGCGGCGCTTCCGCAACCGCGGTGAGCCGCTGGACGACCTGACCCAGGTCGCCACGATCGGGCTGATCAAGTCGGTCGACCGCTTCGACCCGGACCGCGGCGTGGAGTTCTCCACGTACGCGACCCCGACGGTCGTCGGCGAGATCAAGCGGCACTTCCGCGACAAGGGCTGGGCGGTGCGCGTCCCGCGCCGCCTCCAGGAGCTGCGCCTGTCACTGACCACGGCCACGGCCGAGCTCTCGCAGCTGCACGGCCGCTCCCCCACGGTCCACGAGCTCGCCGAGAAGCTCGCGATCTCGGAGGAGGAGGTCCTGGAGGGCCTGGAGTCCGCCAACGCGTACTCCACACTGTCCCTGGACGTCCCCGACACCGACGACGAGTCACCGGCGGTCGCGGACACCCTCGGCGCGGAGGACGAGGCGCTGGAGGGCGTGGAGTACCGGGAGTCCCTCAAGCCGCTGCTGGAGGACCTCCCGCCGCGCGAGAAGCGGATCCTGCTGCTGCGCTTCTTCGGCAACATGACCCAGTCGCAGATCGCGCAGGAGGTCGGCATCTCGCAGATGCACGTCTCGCGGCTGCTGGCGCGCACACTGGCGCAGCTCCGGGAGAAGCTCCTCGTCGAGGAGTGACGGCTACTTCTCCGTAGCGCCGGGGTTGCCGGGCCCGCGGATCCCGAGGGCCCGGGTCGTCTCGGGGTTCACGAGCAGGACGAGCGCCGCGACGGCCACGACCGCGAGGGCGATCCCGGCCGGAATGGCCATGCTGTCGGCCTGGAGCAGGTTGTAGGCCACCGGCAGCGCCATGAGCTGGGTGATGACGGCCGGGCCGCGGCTCCAGCTGCGGCGGCCGAGCAGCCCGCGCGCGGCGAGCAGCGGCAGCAGAGCGAGCACGACGAGCGTGATGCCCCCGGTCACGGCCTGCTGGCGGTCGTCCGGATGACCCGTGAGGCCGAGGACGAGGATCCAGACGCCGCCGACGACCAGCGCGAGCCCCTCCAGTGCGGCCAGCAGCGCGGCGTACGTCAGCCGCCGCGGACGGGGGCCGGTGATGTCCGGGGTGGTGGGGGTCTGCTCACTGCTCACCCCTGAAGGGTAGCCCTGGCCGTACGCGCCCCTCATGGCGAGGTTCACCCCTGCTCTCTTACCTGATCCCTACCTCGGTCTGGGCCAGGTACCACCCAGTAGGTACGCTGCCAGTCATGCGTGCACTTCTCGTGGTCAATCCGGCGGCAACCACCACAAGTGCGCGCACACGCGACGTACTGATCCACGCGCTCGCCAGCGAGATGAAGCTGGAAGCGGTCACCACCGAGTACCGCGGCCATGCGCGCGACCTGGGCCGGCACGCGGCGGAGAGCGACGACATAGACCTGGTGGTGGCCCTCGGCGGTGACGGCACGGTCAACGAGGTGGTCAACGGCCTCCTGCACGCCGGCCCCGACCCGGGGCACCTCCCCGGCCTCGCCGTGGTCCCGGGCGGCTCCACCAACGTCTTCGCCCGCGCTCTGGGCCTGCCCAACGACGCGGTGGAAGCAACCGGGGCTCTGCTGGACGCCCTGCGCGACGGCAGCGAACGCACCGTCGGCCTGGGCCTGACCTCCGGCACTCCGGGCACGGAGGACGAGGCGGTGCCCTCCCGCTGGTTCACCTTCAACGCGGGGCTCGGCTTCGACGCCGGTGTGGTCGGCCGGGTGGAGCAGCACCGCGAGCGCGGCCGGAAATCCACACACGCTCTTTACGTCCGGCAGGTCGTGCGCCAGCTCCTCGGCGAACCGAACCGCCGGCACGGGACGATCACGCTGGAGCAGCCCGGCGAGGACCCGGTCACCGATCTGGTGCTGTCCATAGTCTCGAACACCTCCCCGTGGACGTTTCTGGGGAATCGCCCGATCTACGCGGCGCCTAAGGCCTCGTTCGATACCGGACTCGATCTCTTCGGCCTCAGCCGGCTGTCCACGGCGGCGGTTGCCCGGTATGGCACCCAGTTGCTCACTTCGTCCCCCGAGCGCGGACCCCGCGGCAAGCACGCGACCTCTCTGCACGATTTGACCGAGTTCACCTTGCATTCGAAGGTGCCACTCCCCCTCCAGATGGACGGTGACCACCTGGGGCTGCGAACAAGCGTGACGTTCACAGGCGTACGCCGTGCACTGCGTGTGATTGTGTGAGCAGAACTGGCTAAAGTCCTTTCACTCGAACGTTTAGGCCAGGATCCACCCCATGGAAGTACGGCTGTGACCTAGTCGACACCGAAGAATCAAAAAAAACTTTCCAGAAGGGGTTGTATCCGCCGCTGAGGTTTGCGAGTCTCTACGTGGCGATCGGGACGGCCCGCAACACCGGCCTCCACTGATCACCAGAACCCCTCTTCAACTCACAGGACCCACGCCAGGGAACCTGGCGGTCGGCCCTTCACTTGTTGAGGGATTCGTGAAAGCGTTCACATTCACAAGCACCTGCACGTAATACCAAGGAGAGGTAGCAGCCATGGACTGGCGTCACAACGCCGTTTGCCGCGAGGAAGACCCCGAGCTCTTCTTCCCCATCGGCAACACCGGTCCTGCGCTGCTGCAGATCGAGGAAGCCAAGGCCGTCTGCCGTCGCTGCCCGGTGATCGAGCAGTGTCTGCAGTGGGCGCTCGAGTCCGGCCAGGACTCCGGCGTCTGGGGTGGTCTCAGCGAGGACGAGCGCCGCGCCATGAAGCGCCGCGCCGCCCGCAACCGGGCCCGTCAGGCCTCCGCCTGACAACCCACCCCTGCTGACAGCCTGAGCTTGGCGGCGCGTGCAGCGAGCACGCATCTCCCGCCCCCGAGCCGCAGCGCGCAGTTCCCCCGATGCGCTTAGTTAAGCAGCAACGAGCTTTAGCCCCGGGCCATTTACTGGCCCGGGGCTCAATGCTTTTGTGGGTCGCTTCCGAGGGCCCCGGATGCTGCTGCTTCTACTTCCGCGCCGGCACCGGGATGTCGAGGATCACGCGGGTGCCGCGCTCCGGGGCCGGGACCATGTCGAAGGTTCCCCCCAACTCGCCCTCCACGAGCGTCCGTACGATCTGGAGGCCGAGATTGCCCGCGGTCTGCGGATCGAAGCCTTCCGGCAGGCCGACGCCGTCGTCCTGGACGGTCACCAGCAGGCGGGCCTCCTTGGAGGTACCGCCGCGGACCGCCGACACCTCGACCGTGCCGGTGTCGCCCTCGCGGAAGCCGTGCTCCAGCGCGTTCTGAAGAACCTCGGTCAGCACCATCGACAGCGGAGTGGCGACCTCGGCGTCGAGGATGCCGAAGCGGCCGGTGCGCCGGCCGGTGACCTTGCCCGGGGAGATCTCCGCGACCATGGCCAGGACCCGGTCGGCGATGTCGTCGAACTCGACGCGCTCGTCCAGGTTCTGGGAGAGCGTCTCGTGCACGATCGCAATCGATCCGACGCGCCGCACCGCCTCCTCCAGGGCCTCGCGGCCACGGTCGGATTCGATGCGCCGGGCCTGGAGGCGGAGCAGCGCCGCCACCGTCTGCAGGTTGTTCTTGACGCGGTGGTGGATCTCCCGGATCGTCGCGTCCTTGGTGATCAACTCGCGTTCCCGGCGACGGAGTTCGGTGACGTCACGGAGCAGGACCAGCGAGCCGATGCGGGTGCCCTTGGGTTTGAGGGGGATCGCGCGGAACTGGATGACCCCGTCGCTGGCCTCGATCTCGAACTCGCGCGGTGCCCAGCCGCTGGCGACCTTGGCGAGCGCCTCGTCCACCGGCCCCCGGGTCGGGGCGAGTTCGGCGGTGGTCTTGCCCAGGTGCTGGCCGACGAGGTCGGAGGCGAGGCCGAGGCGGTGGTAGGCGGACAGCGCGTTCGGGGAGGCGTACTGGACGATGCCGTCGGCGTCGAGCCGGATCAGGCCGTCGCCCACCCGGGGGGAGGCGTCCATGTCGAGCTGCTGGTTCGCGAAGGGGAAGGAGCCGGCCGCGATCATCTGCGCGAGGTCGGAGGCGCTCTGGAGATAGGTGAGCTCCAGGCGGCTGGGGGTGCGCACGGTGAGGAGGTTGGTGTTGCGCGCGATGACACCGAGGACGCGCCCCTCGCGCCGTACGGGGATCGACTCGACCCGGACGGGGACCTCTTCACGCCACTCGGGGTCCCCTTCGCGCACGATGCGGCCCTCGTCGAGGGCGGCGTCCAGCATCGGGCGGCGGCCACGCGGGACGAGGTGGCCCACCATGTCGTCCTGGTAGGACGTCGGACCGGTGTTGGGCCGCATCTGCGCGACGGACACGTACCTCGTGCCGTCGCTGGTGGGGACCCACAGCACCAGGTCGGCGAAGGAGAGGTCGGAGAGCAGCTGCCACTCCGAGACCAGCAGGTGGAGCCACTCGAGATCGGTGTCGTCGAGGGCGGTGTGCTGGCGTACGAGTTCGTTCATGGAGGGCACGTGAGCGAGCGTACCCGGGGGTTTGTACGGCTCTGAAATGTACCGGCTCGGACAGGTACGGGCTCCTGGAACACCCGCGGGCCGCGGCGCCTGAGAGGGACCCTCAACCCTCCCGGCACCGCAGCCCGGAGCAGTATCGGCCGTGGGGTGTGCGGTCCCGGTCGGCCGAAGGACGAGGACCCGGGGCAGTCAGGGCAGAGAGCCTCGGTTCCTCTGTCCGCCTTCCTGTGCGGGGAAGGCGGAGGCTGGTGCGCGCTGCACACGCGCTCTCATCACGCATTGTGGACTAGACCACTCGTTGGTGTCCATGCGTTGGAGGCTGTTCGTTGTTGTTAGTTCTCCGACTGGTCGGACGCGCCGGCGTCCTCCACGCAGCCTAACCCGTGTGGGTTCCTGTGCGGGGCCAGATGGACATGGCAATTTCCGCGACCGCCTCCAGTTCCTCCCGGCTCGCCCCGTCCCGCGCCTGTTGTGACATGCCCTGGATCATCGCTCCGGTGTGACGGGCCAGAGCGGCGGCGTCGGTACCCGGGGGCAGCACTCCGGCGGCCACATCGGCTCTGATGCGGCTCTCGAACGCGGCGATGTTGGCGTTGCGGCGGTCCCGCAGCGACTGTTCGACCTCGGGGGTCGAGCAGTTCGCGGCGGCGTGGACGACGAGGCAGCCGTGCGGGTGGCCGGGTTCCGTGTACGCGGTGGCGGCCTCGCGCAGCATGCGCTCGACGGCGCCCCGGGCGGTGGGCTCCTCGGCGAGGGCCCGGTCGGTGAACGAGCCGTACCTCGTGCCGTAGACCTGCACCACCTCCTCGAACAGGGACCGCTTGTCGCCGAAGGCCGCGTAGAGGCTGGGGGCGCCGATGTCCATGACGCGGGTGAGGTCGGAGACGGACGTGGCCTCGTAGCCGTGCTCCCAGAAGGCCAGGAGCGCCTTCTCGAGGGCGGTCTCGCGATCGAAGGAGCGGGGGCGGCCGCGGGGCCTCCCCCTGCCCTTGCCCGTCATCGCTCCGCCGTCCTCGCCCGTCGCGGTTCCGTGCCTCTCGGCCCTCGCGGTCCCGTCGTCGTTCACCATGGAGTGCATTTTATAGCGGGCACTAGAGAAATGTCGCCGGCGTGGGGTACGGTCATTTATGTAGCGACCGCTAGGTAAATGAGAAGGGGGCGCCGCCATGGGCGTGCTCACGGGCAGGACGGCACTCGTCACGGGGGCGAGCAGGGGCATCGGGCGAGGGATCGCCGAGCGGCTGGGGCGCGACGGCGCGCGGGTCGGGGTGCACTACGGCAGGAACGAGACGGCGGCGAAGGAGACGGTCGCGGCGATCGAGGCGGCGGGCGGCTCGGCGTTCGCGGTGGGCGCGGAGCTGGGCCTGCCGGGGGACGCCGAGGCGCTGTGGGCGGAGTTCGACCGGCACGCGGACGGGCTGGACATCCTGGTGAACAACGCGGGGATCGGCAACACGCGGCCGATCCAGGAGCTGGACGAGCGGGAGTACGACAAGGTCTTCGCGGTGAACGTGAAGGCGCCGTTGTTCATCCTCAAGCACGGCATGACGCGACTGCGGGACGGCGGCCGGGTCGTCAACATCTCGTCGGGGCTGGCCCGGACGGCGGTGATGCCGGACAACATGGCGTACGCGATGACGAAGGGCGCGCTGGACGTCCTCTCACGGGACCTGTCCAAGGTGCTGGGGCCTCGGGGCATCACGGTGAACTCGGTGGCGCCGGGCATCATAGACACCGACAACACGGCCGAGCTGCTGCACGGCAGTGCCGACGGCTGGGCGAAGGCCGCTGCGCTGTCGGCGCTGGGCGGGGTGGGCGAGCCGGCCGAAGTCGCCGACGTGGTGGCGTTCCTGGTCTCGGACGGGGGGCGGTGGGTCACGGGGAGCTGGGTGGATGTGACGGGGGGTTCGCTCACGTAGGGGCCGCCGGCGCACAGCCGAGGGGTCCCGGCCCCGCCCTCGGTCAACGGGTCTCCGTCACCTTCGCCAGCGCCCGAGGCGCGTCCGGGTCCTGGCCGCGGGCGATGGTGACCTCGTAGGCCAGGAGCTGGAGGGGAATGATCTCCAGGACGGGCTGGACCTCCTCGGCCACGTCGTCCGTCGGCAGGACGAAGCCGGCCGACGCCTGCTCGACCTGATGCCGGGGACCGATGACGACCAGGTCGGCGCCGCGGTCGCGCAGCCGGTCGAGGACCGGCTGAAGCGCCTCGCCGCCCTTGCCGTCGGTGACGACGGCGATGACCGGGGAGACGTTGTCGACCATGGCGAGCGGCCCGTGCAGCAGATCGGCGCCGGAGTACGAGAGGGCGGGGATGTAGCTGGTCTCCATCAGCTTGAGCGCGGCCTCCTTGGCCGTGGGATAGCCGTAGCCGCGCGAGGTGATCACCATGCGCTCGGCGAAGCGGTAGCGGGCGGCGAGGGCGCGCACCTCGTCCTGCCGGGCGAGCAGTTGCCCGGCGAGATCCGGCAGCACGTGCGCGGGCGCGCCGTCGCCGCCGCGCAGGCCCTCGACGAACAGGTAGAGCGCGAGAAGGGAGGCGGTGTACGTCTTGGTCGCGGGGAGGGCCTTCTCCGGTCCGGCCATGATGTCGATGTGGTACTCGGAGACGCCGGCGAGCGGTGAGTCCGGGTTGTTGGTGACGGCGAGCGTGATCGCGCCGGCCTCGCGGGCGGCCCGGGTCGAGGCGACCAGATCAGGAGAGCCGCCGGACTGGCTGACGGTGACGACGAGGACGCCCGTGAGGTCGGGCCGGGCGCCGTAGGCCGTGGTGGTGGACATCGAGGTGAGCCCGCAGGGCAGGCCGAGACGGATCTCCAGGAGGTACTTGGCGTAGAGGGCGGCGTTGTCGGAGGTGCCGCGGGCGGTCAGGAGGACGAAGCGGGGAGCGCGGGCGGCGATCTGCCGTGCCACGTCCCGGATGGCGGGGGCACCGTCGGCCAGGATCCGGCGCAGGACGGCGGGCTGCTCCGCCATCTCCCGGGCCATGACCCGGCCCGGGCGCTCACTGAGGGTGTCAGGTGTGGCGGCGGCGGTCATGGCGGGGTCCTTCCGGGGCGCGGGCAGATGCAGCTCCCATTCCACTCCCCCGCACCGCGGAACGCCCACGCGGGGCCGGTGCCGTACACCTGCCGGAGACCTGGTCGGCACCGGGTGGCTGCCCGCGTGGGACCGGCTGCATTCACCCTGGGAGCGGCGCCCCCGCTCTGTTAGATTGGTCTAAACCACACGGCCCCTCCCGGGTCCAGTCCCAGTTGAGCATCCCTCTCAGATCGGCAGGCCCAGCGTGGAAGTTGTCATCGTTCCGGACGCCAAGGCGGGCGGCGAGCTCATCGCCGAGGCCATGGCCCAGCTGCTCCGGCGCAAGCCCGACGCCCTGCTCGGCGTGGCGACCGGCTCGACGCCGCTGCCCGTGTACGAGGCACTGGCGGCCAAGGTGCGCTCCGGTGCCGTGGACGTCACGCGGGCGCGGATAGCCCAGCTCGACGAGTACGTGGGGCTGCCCGCCGACCATCCGGAGTCGTACCGCTCGGTGCTGCGGCGTGAGGTGCTGGAGCCGCTCGGCATCGGGATGGGCCAGTTCACGGGTCCGGACGGCACGGCAGAGGACGTACAGGGCGCGTGCGAGGCGTACGACAAGGCGCTCGTCGACGCCGGTGGTGTGGATCTTCAGCTGCTCGGGATCGGGACCGACGGGCACATCGGGTTCAACGAGCCGTGTTCGTCGCTGGCGTCGCGGACGCGGATCAAGACGCTGACCGAGCAGACCCGGATCGACAACGCCCGTTTCTTCGACGGCGACATCGACCAGGTGCCGCACCACGTGATCACGCAGGGCATCGGCACCATCCTGGAGGCCAGGCACCTGGTACTGCTCGCCACCGGCGAGGGCAAGGCGGACGCGGTCGCGGCGACGGTGGAAGGGCCGGTCGCCGCGGTGTGCCCCGCGTCCGCGCTCCAGCTCCACCCGCATGCGACCGTCGTGGTCGACGAGGCCGCCGCGTCGAAGCTGAAGCTGGCGGACTACTTCCGGCACACCTACGCCAACAAGCCCGACTGGCAGGGGATCTAGCGGCCGAGCGCCCCTGCATCCAGAGCCTCGTCGTCAGCCGGCTCGTCCTGGGCCCGCAGGCCGGCCACCCACAACGGCATGACCCAGTGGACGACGAGGACGGCGAGGAGGAGGGGTGCGGCGTAGGCCTTCGGGGCGTCGCCGTCGACACCGCCCGTGATCAGCAGGGCGATCGCCGCCGCGGCCAGGAGCAGGGTCGTCATGCGGTGGGCCCGGGCCAGGACGCGGCTGCGCTCCGCCGACTGCCGCTCGTCCAGCACGTGTTCGCGCAGCTCCAGCAGGCCCCGGGTGGCGCCGTTGATGACGCCGGTCGCGACCATCCAGGGAAGCAGCAGTACCGCCATCGCGGCGACGGGCCACAGCGGCTCGCCCTCGGCGAGGAAGAAGTGGGTCATCAGTCCGCCGATGGCCACGGTGAGGGTGATGTGTGCGGCGACGGCCAGGCGTCGGCGTGCCGCCGTGGCGTACCAGGCCTGGCCGCGGCGGTCGTTCATGAGCCGCAGCATGCTCCGGTCGTAGCGGGTCAGGCGTGTCGTCGTCATGGCTGGTTCCTCCCGTAGACCTCGTCCGTGAGCGGCCGGAACGGTTCGAGGGAGAACAGGGCCTCGACCGGCAGATCGAAGAACTTCGAGATCCTCAGTGCCAGGTCGAGGCTCGGGTTGTACTGCCCTCGCTCGATGTAGCCGATGGTCTGGTAGTGGGCTCCCACTGCCTCGGCCAGGCTCTGCCGCGACACCTTCCGTTCGGCGCGCA from Streptomyces chartreusis NRRL 3882 harbors:
- the nagB gene encoding glucosamine-6-phosphate deaminase, producing the protein MEVVIVPDAKAGGELIAEAMAQLLRRKPDALLGVATGSTPLPVYEALAAKVRSGAVDVTRARIAQLDEYVGLPADHPESYRSVLRREVLEPLGIGMGQFTGPDGTAEDVQGACEAYDKALVDAGGVDLQLLGIGTDGHIGFNEPCSSLASRTRIKTLTEQTRIDNARFFDGDIDQVPHHVITQGIGTILEARHLVLLATGEGKADAVAATVEGPVAAVCPASALQLHPHATVVVDEAAASKLKLADYFRHTYANKPDWQGI
- a CDS encoding diacylglycerol/lipid kinase family protein, which produces MRALLVVNPAATTTSARTRDVLIHALASEMKLEAVTTEYRGHARDLGRHAAESDDIDLVVALGGDGTVNEVVNGLLHAGPDPGHLPGLAVVPGGSTNVFARALGLPNDAVEATGALLDALRDGSERTVGLGLTSGTPGTEDEAVPSRWFTFNAGLGFDAGVVGRVEQHRERGRKSTHALYVRQVVRQLLGEPNRRHGTITLEQPGEDPVTDLVLSIVSNTSPWTFLGNRPIYAAPKASFDTGLDLFGLSRLSTAAVARYGTQLLTSSPERGPRGKHATSLHDLTEFTLHSKVPLPLQMDGDHLGLRTSVTFTGVRRALRVIV
- a CDS encoding sensor histidine kinase, with the protein product MNELVRQHTALDDTDLEWLHLLVSEWQLLSDLSFADLVLWVPTSDGTRYVSVAQMRPNTGPTSYQDDMVGHLVPRGRRPMLDAALDEGRIVREGDPEWREEVPVRVESIPVRREGRVLGVIARNTNLLTVRTPSRLELTYLQSASDLAQMIAAGSFPFANQQLDMDASPRVGDGLIRLDADGIVQYASPNALSAYHRLGLASDLVGQHLGKTTAELAPTRGPVDEALAKVASGWAPREFEIEASDGVIQFRAIPLKPKGTRIGSLVLLRDVTELRRRERELITKDATIREIHHRVKNNLQTVAALLRLQARRIESDRGREALEEAVRRVGSIAIVHETLSQNLDERVEFDDIADRVLAMVAEISPGKVTGRRTGRFGILDAEVATPLSMVLTEVLQNALEHGFREGDTGTVEVSAVRGGTSKEARLLVTVQDDGVGLPEGFDPQTAGNLGLQIVRTLVEGELGGTFDMVPAPERGTRVILDIPVPARK
- a CDS encoding TetR/AcrR family transcriptional regulator; its protein translation is MTGKGRGRPRGRPRSFDRETALEKALLAFWEHGYEATSVSDLTRVMDIGAPSLYAAFGDKRSLFEEVVQVYGTRYGSFTDRALAEEPTARGAVERMLREAATAYTEPGHPHGCLVVHAAANCSTPEVEQSLRDRRNANIAAFESRIRADVAAGVLPPGTDAAALARHTGAMIQGMSQQARDGASREELEAVAEIAMSIWPRTGTHTG
- a CDS encoding SDR family oxidoreductase, whose amino-acid sequence is MGVLTGRTALVTGASRGIGRGIAERLGRDGARVGVHYGRNETAAKETVAAIEAAGGSAFAVGAELGLPGDAEALWAEFDRHADGLDILVNNAGIGNTRPIQELDEREYDKVFAVNVKAPLFILKHGMTRLRDGGRVVNISSGLARTAVMPDNMAYAMTKGALDVLSRDLSKVLGPRGITVNSVAPGIIDTDNTAELLHGSADGWAKAAALSALGGVGEPAEVADVVAFLVSDGGRWVTGSWVDVTGGSLT
- a CDS encoding RNA polymerase sigma factor SigF, with protein sequence MRDEERGTRELPAEGTAPGTAPGGTRRMADGIDGIPEQARPHPEDDSARAVVPGGERRDPDGAVRSAPPGGGIAASPAQGGPPTRVKPGVEEEARARGRATGGTMSEHERHSEDAAPRAHHTQGAQHGSPDRSGARDMFLKLRTLSPGSPEYAELRNQLVRMHLPLVEHLARRFRNRGEPLDDLTQVATIGLIKSVDRFDPDRGVEFSTYATPTVVGEIKRHFRDKGWAVRVPRRLQELRLSLTTATAELSQLHGRSPTVHELAEKLAISEEEVLEGLESANAYSTLSLDVPDTDDESPAVADTLGAEDEALEGVEYRESLKPLLEDLPPREKRILLLRFFGNMTQSQIAQEVGISQMHVSRLLARTLAQLREKLLVEE
- a CDS encoding SIS domain-containing protein; this encodes MTAAATPDTLSERPGRVMAREMAEQPAVLRRILADGAPAIRDVARQIAARAPRFVLLTARGTSDNAALYAKYLLEIRLGLPCGLTSMSTTTAYGARPDLTGVLVVTVSQSGGSPDLVASTRAAREAGAITLAVTNNPDSPLAGVSEYHIDIMAGPEKALPATKTYTASLLALYLFVEGLRGGDGAPAHVLPDLAGQLLARQDEVRALAARYRFAERMVITSRGYGYPTAKEAALKLMETSYIPALSYSGADLLHGPLAMVDNVSPVIAVVTDGKGGEALQPVLDRLRDRGADLVVIGPRHQVEQASAGFVLPTDDVAEEVQPVLEIIPLQLLAYEVTIARGQDPDAPRALAKVTETR
- a CDS encoding helix-turn-helix transcriptional regulator; the encoded protein is MSEQVHNRLAVVRAERKVSRQSLAEAVGAHYQTIGYIERGQYNPSLDLALRISKFFDLPVEALFSLEPFRPLTDEVYGRNQP
- a CDS encoding WhiB family transcriptional regulator, which gives rise to MDWRHNAVCREEDPELFFPIGNTGPALLQIEEAKAVCRRCPVIEQCLQWALESGQDSGVWGGLSEDERRAMKRRAARNRARQASA